One Paenibacillus sp. FSL H7-0737 DNA segment encodes these proteins:
- the dtd gene encoding D-aminoacyl-tRNA deacylase, with product MRVVVQRCKDAKVTVDKAVTGEIGKGLMLLVGVTHEDTEKDAKYLADKIAGLRIFEDDAGKMNYSVTETEGAILSVSQFTLYGDCRKGRRPNFMGAAAPAEAERLYDYFNQELRAGGLQVETGIFGAMMDVSLTNWGPVTLILDSRS from the coding sequence ATGAGAGTTGTAGTACAGCGTTGTAAGGACGCCAAAGTAACCGTGGATAAGGCAGTGACCGGAGAAATTGGCAAAGGCTTAATGCTGCTAGTTGGCGTTACGCATGAGGATACAGAAAAGGATGCCAAATATTTGGCGGATAAAATAGCAGGACTACGAATTTTTGAAGATGATGCTGGTAAAATGAACTACAGTGTCACAGAGACTGAGGGAGCAATTCTTTCAGTATCCCAGTTTACTTTATACGGGGATTGTCGTAAGGGGAGACGGCCGAATTTCATGGGAGCAGCAGCTCCCGCGGAGGCCGAACGACTTTATGATTACTTTAACCAAGAGCTTAGAGCTGGAGGCCTTCAAGTGGAGACGGGTATTTTTGGAGCGATGATGGATGTGTCGCTGACCAATTGGGGCCCGGTTACTCTCATTTTAGATAGCCGCAGTTAA
- the aspS gene encoding aspartate--tRNA ligase — protein sequence MQRSHQCGQLTPEHIGQTVTLNGWVQTRRDLGGVLFIDLRDRSGIVQVVFNPDYSGEALQIADKVRSEYVLAVKGKVVKRDEETINRNLPTGEIEVQITDIEVLNAAKTPPFFIEDGVEVDESLRLKYRYLDLRRPEMQRTLLLRSKASKIFRDFLDSEGFIDVETPILTKSSPEGARDYLVPSRVHEGEFFALPQSPQIYKQLLMVGGVERYYQIARCFRDEDLRADRQPEFTQVDIETSFLSQDELLGMMEKLMQRLFKETVGADIELPFQRLTYADAMGKYGSDKPDLRFGLELVEMNDIVATSGVKVFASVIEKGGEVKCLNAKGCGTWTRKEIDDLGPYAARYGAKGLAWIQVKDGEFKGPIVKFFSEEEIAAVKERTGAEEGDLLLFSADNKKVVADVLGALRVKIGRQLGLIDDNVFKFAWVTDFPLLGYDEDQKRYVAEHHPFTRPREEDLHLFDTDPGAIRAQAYDIVLNGYEVGGGSMRIYKREVQEKMFEALGFTKEVAYEKFGYLMDAFEYGTPPHGGIAFGLDRLVMLLSGRTNLRETIAFPKTASATDLLMDAPSPVDGSQLEQLHIKLALKPKKEKE from the coding sequence ATGCAAAGAAGTCATCAGTGTGGACAATTAACACCAGAACATATTGGACAGACGGTAACCTTGAACGGATGGGTGCAGACTCGCCGTGACCTTGGGGGCGTATTATTTATTGATCTGCGTGACAGAAGCGGTATTGTACAAGTTGTATTTAACCCAGACTACTCTGGCGAAGCCTTACAAATTGCTGATAAGGTTCGTAGTGAATACGTCCTGGCTGTTAAAGGTAAAGTTGTTAAACGTGATGAGGAAACCATTAACCGCAACCTGCCAACAGGTGAAATTGAAGTGCAAATTACGGACATTGAAGTGCTGAACGCAGCTAAGACACCTCCGTTCTTCATCGAAGATGGTGTGGAAGTAGACGAGTCACTGCGTCTCAAATATCGCTATTTGGATCTTCGTCGTCCAGAGATGCAAAGAACCTTGCTGCTTCGCTCGAAAGCTTCTAAGATCTTCCGCGATTTCCTTGACAGTGAAGGGTTCATCGACGTAGAAACACCGATCCTAACTAAGAGCTCACCGGAAGGCGCGCGTGATTATCTGGTACCAAGCCGTGTGCATGAAGGCGAATTCTTCGCATTGCCGCAATCTCCACAAATCTACAAGCAATTGTTGATGGTCGGCGGCGTTGAGCGCTATTACCAAATTGCTCGTTGTTTCCGTGATGAAGATTTGCGTGCTGACCGTCAGCCTGAATTCACTCAAGTCGACATTGAGACTTCATTCCTGTCACAAGATGAATTGCTTGGTATGATGGAGAAGCTGATGCAGCGTCTGTTCAAGGAAACTGTAGGAGCAGATATTGAGCTTCCGTTCCAACGGTTGACTTATGCTGATGCTATGGGCAAATACGGTTCTGACAAACCTGATCTGCGTTTTGGATTAGAGCTTGTAGAAATGAACGATATTGTTGCTACTAGCGGTGTTAAGGTATTCGCTTCTGTAATCGAAAAAGGCGGCGAAGTGAAATGTCTAAATGCTAAAGGCTGTGGCACTTGGACTCGTAAAGAAATCGATGACCTTGGACCTTATGCTGCTCGCTATGGCGCGAAAGGCTTGGCATGGATTCAAGTGAAAGACGGCGAATTCAAAGGGCCGATTGTGAAATTCTTCTCCGAAGAAGAAATTGCGGCTGTGAAGGAACGTACAGGCGCTGAAGAAGGCGACCTTCTCCTCTTCTCCGCTGATAATAAAAAGGTTGTAGCAGACGTTCTAGGCGCCCTTCGTGTTAAAATTGGACGTCAGCTCGGTCTGATTGACGATAACGTGTTCAAGTTCGCTTGGGTTACAGACTTCCCACTCCTTGGATATGACGAAGATCAGAAACGTTATGTAGCAGAACACCATCCGTTCACTCGTCCACGTGAAGAGGATCTGCATCTATTTGACACAGATCCAGGTGCGATCCGTGCACAAGCTTATGACATCGTTCTGAACGGTTATGAAGTAGGCGGAGGCTCCATGCGGATTTACAAACGCGAAGTACAGGAGAAAATGTTCGAAGCCCTTGGATTTACGAAAGAGGTTGCTTATGAGAAGTTCGGCTACCTGATGGATGCGTTCGAATATGGTACACCTCCACACGGTGGTATCGCTTTCGGTTTAGATCGTCTAGTTATGCTGCTGTCCGGTCGTACAAATCTGCGTGAAACCATCGCATTCCCGAAAACGGCAAGTGCAACAGATCTACTTATGGATGCACCTTCGCCAGTTGATGGTTCACAATTGGAGCAGTTGCACATTAAGCTGGCACTTAAACCGAAGAAAGAAAAAGAATAA
- a CDS encoding tRNA threonylcarbamoyladenosine dehydratase gives MLHQFSRTELAIGPEGLEIMKNSTVAVLGIGGVGGIAVEALARTGIGRLILIDKDTVDITNVNRQIHALTTTVGQKKAELMVDRVKLINPECEAIALNMFYTEETYEELFKLKPDYVLDASDTIIYKVHIIKECLSRGIPMISSMGAANKMDPTRFQVADISKTTYDPIARVIRQKLRKEGIKKGVKVVFSTEPPMKPRQDVTDKIVPENAPDRRKAKQPPASNAFVPPVAGLIMVSVAVRDLLEAGGVSV, from the coding sequence ATGCTACATCAGTTCTCACGCACGGAACTGGCGATCGGACCGGAAGGTCTGGAAATAATGAAGAACAGCACGGTAGCGGTGCTTGGCATCGGCGGTGTTGGCGGTATAGCAGTTGAGGCTTTGGCGCGTACCGGCATCGGCAGACTGATTCTGATAGATAAGGACACTGTAGACATCACCAATGTAAACCGCCAGATTCATGCACTCACAACTACGGTTGGGCAGAAGAAGGCTGAACTGATGGTAGACCGTGTGAAGCTGATCAATCCGGAATGCGAAGCGATTGCGCTCAACATGTTCTATACGGAAGAAACCTATGAGGAATTGTTCAAATTAAAACCTGATTATGTACTTGATGCTTCGGATACGATTATTTATAAGGTTCACATAATCAAAGAATGTCTGTCCCGTGGAATTCCAATGATCTCAAGCATGGGCGCTGCCAACAAAATGGATCCTACAAGATTCCAGGTAGCGGACATTTCCAAGACAACTTATGACCCTATTGCGCGTGTCATTCGTCAGAAGCTGCGTAAGGAAGGAATTAAGAAAGGCGTGAAGGTGGTTTTCTCTACGGAGCCGCCAATGAAGCCACGTCAGGATGTTACGGATAAGATCGTTCCGGAGAATGCGCCGGATCGACGTAAAGCGAAACAACCACCAGCTAGTAACGCCTTCGTTCCGCCGGTAGCAGGCCTGATCATGGTCAGTGTTGCCGTGCGTGATTTGCTTGAGGCTGGAGGCGTCAGCGTGTAA
- a CDS encoding type 1 glutamine amidotransferase domain-containing protein — protein sequence MSNVAFLLANDFEDSEMKVPYDEVIKAGHQADIIGLKKGETLLGKKKEVSYATDKAIADVQAGSYDAIVIPGGSSPENLRQNADILKFVKEANEAGKPIASICHGPQILISADLLKGRTITCYPPLKDDVVNAGAEFKDEEVVVDRNYITSRTPKDEPAFVREILKVLQ from the coding sequence ATGAGTAATGTTGCATTTTTACTAGCTAATGATTTTGAAGATTCTGAGATGAAGGTCCCTTACGATGAAGTTATAAAGGCAGGACATCAAGCTGACATTATTGGTTTAAAGAAGGGTGAGACCTTACTAGGCAAAAAGAAGGAAGTCTCCTACGCAACCGATAAAGCTATAGCTGACGTTCAAGCAGGTAGTTATGACGCGATAGTAATTCCTGGAGGTTCTTCCCCAGAAAATTTACGGCAAAATGCAGATATTTTGAAGTTTGTGAAAGAAGCAAACGAAGCTGGTAAGCCTATCGCTTCTATTTGCCACGGACCCCAAATTCTGATCAGTGCAGACTTGCTTAAAGGACGTACCATCACCTGTTATCCTCCGTTGAAAGATGATGTTGTGAACGCTGGTGCGGAGTTTAAAGATGAAGAAGTGGTAGTTGATCGTAATTACATTACTTCGCGTACCCCGAAAGATGAGCCTGCCTTCGTTCGTGAAATATTGAAGGTCCTGCAATAG
- the hisS gene encoding histidine--tRNA ligase: MAKERFEKPTGTQDVLPGAVEKWQYIEGKARDLCRRFNYREIRTPMFEYTGLFERGVGETTDIVEGEMYTFKDKGDRDLALRPEGTAGVVRAYVQNKLYGEPDVSKLYYIGPMFRYERPQAGRYRQFHQFGIEAFGAVDPAIDAEVVSLGYQFYKDLGLKDVRVEINSVGNAPSRAAYREKLLGFLRPMKDTLCSDCQRRIERNPLRVLDCKVDQDKFTDAPSILDSLDEECTTHFEKVKMHLDIMGVEFTINPRLVRGLDYYTHTAFEYKAAGIGSIDTVGGGGRYNGLVEEIGGPDQPGIGFGIGLERILLILEDQKVELETAKPLDVYFVALGEEADIEISKQLYILRSQGFSAERDYLGRKMKAQMKSADRMSARYTAILGEDELKNGVITVKSMNTGEQRTVKLDELGQALV; encoded by the coding sequence GTGGCTAAAGAAAGATTCGAGAAACCTACAGGAACGCAGGATGTGCTTCCGGGAGCTGTGGAGAAATGGCAGTATATTGAGGGGAAGGCTAGAGATTTATGCCGTCGTTTCAATTACCGTGAAATCCGTACACCGATGTTCGAGTATACGGGGTTATTCGAGCGTGGAGTAGGCGAAACAACGGATATTGTAGAAGGCGAGATGTACACGTTCAAGGATAAAGGCGATCGTGATCTGGCGCTGCGTCCAGAAGGAACGGCTGGTGTCGTTAGAGCTTATGTTCAGAACAAGCTTTACGGTGAACCTGATGTAAGTAAGCTGTATTATATCGGACCTATGTTCCGTTATGAGCGTCCACAGGCAGGTAGATATCGTCAATTCCATCAGTTTGGTATTGAGGCTTTTGGAGCTGTGGATCCGGCTATTGATGCGGAAGTAGTCTCCTTAGGCTATCAATTCTATAAGGATCTTGGCCTTAAGGATGTAAGAGTGGAAATCAATTCTGTCGGTAACGCACCTAGCCGTGCAGCTTATCGGGAGAAATTATTGGGTTTCTTAAGACCAATGAAGGATACCCTTTGCAGTGACTGTCAGCGTCGTATTGAGCGTAATCCGCTTCGCGTGCTGGATTGTAAGGTAGATCAAGATAAATTTACAGATGCGCCTTCCATTTTGGATAGTCTGGACGAAGAGTGCACGACTCATTTTGAAAAGGTGAAGATGCACCTTGATATCATGGGTGTGGAATTCACCATTAACCCTCGACTTGTAAGAGGACTGGATTATTACACGCATACAGCGTTTGAATATAAAGCAGCAGGTATTGGTTCGATTGATACCGTGGGCGGCGGAGGCCGTTACAACGGTTTGGTTGAAGAAATTGGTGGACCGGATCAACCGGGTATTGGTTTTGGGATTGGACTTGAACGAATTCTCCTCATTTTGGAGGATCAGAAGGTAGAGCTGGAGACGGCGAAGCCACTGGATGTGTACTTCGTAGCTCTCGGTGAGGAAGCTGATATCGAAATCTCTAAGCAGCTATATATTCTGCGCAGCCAAGGGTTCTCAGCAGAACGTGACTACCTAGGCCGGAAAATGAAGGCACAGATGAAATCCGCAGACCGTATGTCGGCACGTTATACTGCGATTCTTGGCGAAGATGAGCTGAAGAATGGTGTAATTACCGTGAAGTCGATGAATACAGGGGAGCAACGCACCGTGAAGCTGGATGAGCTGGGTCAGGCACTGGTTTAG
- a CDS encoding NCS2 family permease, protein MKSNFWRNSVGLAPENDWKREWAAGILSYFASVYIVMVNATILHDAGMPLRPAMVATLLTAITGCLLMAFGGKTPIIVVPGMGINAFFTYTLVHSMNLGWREALTVVVITGVLFAIVAFTSLYRILSEAIPQNLQHAITVGIGLFLTFIGLQKSGIVIAHQTTFVAIGHFSDPAVITSCVTLLLALVLFIRGTNGGLLISMLVGTGLAYLLGAAHAPEKQASGHVFTGYESLFLGMDWSGIVSLVFWIAVFLLLLIVVFENIGLVASQTMMAGRPERFKSSLRALSIANIAAGLFGSSPVVAAAESNAGIAAGGRSGLTSLVAGLLFGATFLFLPLLSYIPDSAIAPILIVIGGLMVQNVREMDLGDLTELFPSFLIMVMIPFTYSIVDGMAFGFITYPIVKLAVGKGKEVPPALYGIAGLFVANFILQAVL, encoded by the coding sequence ATGAAATCAAATTTTTGGCGAAATAGTGTAGGGCTTGCACCTGAGAATGACTGGAAACGGGAGTGGGCTGCAGGGATCCTCTCGTATTTTGCTTCGGTATACATTGTGATGGTGAATGCGACCATTCTTCATGACGCGGGTATGCCGCTTAGACCAGCAATGGTGGCTACACTATTGACTGCCATTACAGGCTGTCTATTGATGGCCTTCGGTGGGAAGACACCGATCATCGTGGTACCAGGGATGGGGATAAACGCATTTTTCACATACACACTTGTACATTCAATGAATTTAGGTTGGAGAGAGGCACTTACTGTAGTTGTAATAACCGGTGTGTTATTCGCTATCGTGGCCTTCACATCGCTTTATCGTATTTTAAGTGAGGCGATTCCTCAAAACCTACAGCATGCCATTACAGTCGGGATAGGGCTTTTTCTGACCTTTATAGGACTGCAAAAAAGCGGGATTGTGATTGCGCATCAGACCACGTTTGTTGCTATAGGACATTTTAGCGATCCAGCAGTTATCACTTCCTGTGTAACCTTGTTACTCGCTTTAGTACTGTTTATCCGTGGGACCAACGGTGGTTTGCTTATCAGTATGCTGGTTGGTACAGGTCTAGCCTACTTGCTGGGAGCGGCTCACGCGCCTGAGAAGCAGGCATCCGGTCATGTATTTACGGGATATGAAAGCTTATTTCTGGGAATGGACTGGAGCGGCATAGTGAGCCTTGTGTTCTGGATTGCTGTTTTCTTACTGCTCTTAATTGTTGTATTTGAAAATATTGGGCTAGTCGCCTCACAGACTATGATGGCAGGGCGTCCTGAGCGCTTCAAGAGTAGCTTACGAGCACTCTCTATTGCCAATATCGCTGCAGGTCTCTTCGGAAGCAGTCCTGTAGTAGCCGCTGCGGAATCTAATGCAGGTATTGCTGCAGGTGGACGTTCGGGACTGACCTCACTCGTGGCAGGGCTGCTGTTCGGGGCGACATTCCTGTTCCTCCCTCTGCTCTCCTACATTCCAGACAGTGCTATCGCTCCGATCTTGATTGTAATCGGTGGGCTTATGGTACAGAATGTGCGTGAAATGGACTTGGGAGATTTAACAGAGCTCTTTCCTTCTTTCCTAATCATGGTCATGATTCCATTCACCTATAGCATCGTAGATGGTATGGCTTTTGGATTTATTACTTATCCGATCGTGAAGCTTGCGGTGGGCAAGGGCAAGGAAGTACCTCCTGCGCTGTATGGGATTGCGGGCTTATTTGTAGCTAACTTTATTTTGCAAGCTGTGCTGTAG